A stretch of the Actinomycetota bacterium genome encodes the following:
- a CDS encoding FAD-binding protein produces the protein MTATGARCDVLVVGSGGAGMSAAVAARAAGASVIVITKSALGASNTGRAQGGIQAAIAADDSTEDHFEDTLAAGHDDGDPALVRTLVEGGPDAIAWLGSIGVPFTDDDGDLRIIRCGGARRPRLLQAGERTGAEMVQALRAAVRASGAEVRESTALESLEAVEAVRPADGGWRAVTRDRRGATATITTSAVVLAAGGGLGGEAARIGEKSTNHPDATPEVLEMALALGAEGRDLDSWQRHPTGAVWPPGLAGYALPETTRSYGATLHDAAGERFVDELAPRDVVADAIIRVVDEGRGAAAPDGTMGIWLDTAAIDRDNGPGFTAERLAYVHNRYLKQGVDITTERVLVYPVLHYRNGGLVIDASGRTTLPRLYAAGEITGGVHGTNRLMGNSLLDTVVFGRIAGDAAAREALA, from the coding sequence GCCACAGGCGCGCGCTGCGACGTGCTGGTGGTGGGCTCGGGCGGCGCAGGGATGAGCGCGGCCGTGGCCGCCCGCGCGGCTGGGGCGTCGGTGATCGTGATCACCAAGTCCGCGCTGGGGGCATCGAACACCGGTCGCGCGCAGGGCGGCATCCAGGCCGCCATCGCCGCCGACGACAGCACCGAGGACCACTTCGAGGACACCCTCGCGGCCGGCCACGACGACGGCGACCCGGCGCTGGTGCGCACGCTGGTGGAGGGCGGTCCCGACGCCATCGCGTGGCTGGGGTCGATCGGCGTGCCCTTCACCGATGACGATGGCGACCTGCGCATCATCCGGTGCGGCGGCGCCCGTCGTCCCCGCCTGCTGCAGGCGGGAGAGCGCACCGGGGCCGAGATGGTGCAGGCCCTTCGCGCGGCCGTGCGTGCCAGCGGCGCCGAGGTGCGCGAGTCCACGGCGCTCGAGTCGCTCGAGGCGGTGGAGGCCGTGCGGCCCGCGGACGGCGGCTGGCGCGCCGTGACCCGCGACAGGCGTGGCGCCACGGCCACCATCACCACCTCTGCCGTGGTGCTGGCCGCCGGGGGCGGGCTGGGCGGCGAGGCGGCCCGCATCGGCGAGAAGAGCACCAACCACCCCGACGCCACGCCCGAGGTGCTTGAGATGGCCCTGGCGCTGGGCGCCGAGGGGCGCGACCTGGATTCGTGGCAGCGCCACCCCACGGGGGCGGTGTGGCCGCCGGGCCTCGCGGGCTACGCCCTGCCCGAGACCACGCGCTCGTACGGCGCCACGCTGCACGACGCGGCGGGGGAGAGGTTCGTGGACGAGCTCGCGCCGCGCGATGTGGTGGCGGATGCCATCATCCGCGTCGTGGACGAGGGGCGCGGAGCAGCCGCGCCGGATGGCACCATGGGCATCTGGCTCGACACCGCGGCCATCGACCGCGACAACGGCCCGGGCTTCACGGCCGAGAGGCTTGCCTACGTGCACAACCGCTACCTGAAGCAGGGAGTGGACATCACCACGGAGCGCGTACTCGTGTACCCGGTGCTGCATTACCGCAACGGTGGCCTCGTCATCGATGCCTCGGGCCGCACCACGCTGCCGAGGCTCTACGCCGCGGGCGAGATCACCGGCGGGGTGCACGGCACCAACCGCCTCATGGGCAACTCGCTGCTCGACACCGTGGTGTTCGGGCGCATCGCCGGTGACG